A DNA window from Halorubrum sp. DM2 contains the following coding sequences:
- a CDS encoding DEAD/DEAH box helicase produces the protein MAESSGMDAFAHLGGEIREALSERGFTTPTEPQREAIPPLADGRNALVLAPTGTGKTETAMLPVFDALVEARNAPGDPPREGISALYITPLRALNRDMMDRLEWWGDRLDVEVAVRHGDTTQYERSKQADDPPDVLITTPESLQAILTGSKMRVALEDIEHVVIDEVHELASAKRGAQLTVGLERLRRLSGPFQRVGLSATVGDPEEVGKFLVGTGTRDPDRPGDRAFETVEVAAGTRTDVRVLDPEITDRDTVLAGKLAVDETTASHVRTIREIVADNDSTLIFVNTRQTAEALGSRFKTLAENEREATERGDGERDGDTADPDEVTEIELHHGSLSKDVRIDVEDRFKSGDLDGLVCTSSMELGIDVGRVDHVVQYGSPREVARLLQRVGRAGHRRDLVSEGTVVTQGGDDTLEAMAIARRAGDELVEPANIHHGSLDTVANQIVGVVMDEGEVHAREAYQTVTNAYPFRNLSEPEFQEVVHELDGNRLLWLDEETDTLEKSGGTWQYFYANLSMIPDESTYEVYDMSSRRQIGTLDEQFVVNFAGPGETFVQRGEMWRITEVDEEEERVNVTPIPDPTGEVPSWVGQEIPVPKPVAEEVGKIRGEAAAALDAGSTPEAVAADLADRYPTDEATVAAALTTVVDHVDTGHPVPTDDRIVIEGSAHTVAVNAAFGHEVNETLARLLAALVGQRAGSSVGMDVDPYRIEFEVPHGVDPGTFREVLETTDPERLEAYLELAVKKSDALKFTLAQVAAKFGAVKRYKEGRGRFGGDRLLAALEDTPVYDEALREVFHADLAVPETADLLAEIQSAADGGDGVAVDIARERTPLGTAGRSAGTEFLVPDNADADVIETVRERIQDDRVIIFCLHCTDWKHTTKVRRVRDQPECPDCGSTRIAALNPWDDETVAAVRATEKDDEQERRTERAHRAASLVQTHGKRAVIALAARGVGPHNAARIINKLREDEDEFYRDVLRQEREYARTQSFWD, from the coding sequence GGAGGCGCTCTCGGAGCGGGGCTTCACCACACCCACGGAGCCCCAGCGGGAAGCCATCCCGCCGCTCGCCGACGGGAGAAACGCCCTCGTCTTGGCCCCGACGGGCACCGGGAAGACGGAGACCGCAATGCTCCCCGTCTTCGACGCACTCGTCGAGGCCCGGAACGCGCCCGGCGACCCGCCGCGCGAAGGGATATCCGCCCTCTACATAACCCCGCTCCGCGCGCTCAACCGCGACATGATGGACCGGCTGGAGTGGTGGGGCGACCGGCTCGACGTCGAGGTCGCGGTGCGGCACGGCGACACCACGCAGTACGAACGCAGCAAACAGGCCGACGACCCGCCGGACGTCCTCATCACGACGCCGGAGAGTCTTCAGGCAATCTTGACCGGCTCGAAGATGCGGGTCGCGCTCGAAGACATCGAACACGTCGTGATAGACGAGGTCCACGAGCTCGCGTCGGCGAAGCGGGGCGCGCAGCTCACGGTCGGGCTCGAACGGCTCCGCCGGCTGTCCGGCCCCTTCCAGCGGGTCGGACTCTCCGCGACGGTCGGCGACCCCGAGGAGGTCGGGAAGTTCCTCGTCGGCACGGGGACGCGCGACCCCGACCGGCCCGGCGACCGCGCGTTCGAGACCGTCGAGGTCGCCGCCGGGACGCGGACCGACGTGCGCGTCCTCGACCCGGAGATTACGGACCGCGACACCGTCCTCGCCGGCAAGCTCGCGGTCGACGAGACGACCGCGAGCCACGTCCGAACGATCCGCGAGATCGTCGCCGACAACGACTCCACGCTGATCTTCGTCAACACGCGGCAGACCGCGGAGGCGCTCGGCTCGCGGTTCAAGACGCTCGCGGAGAACGAACGCGAGGCGACCGAACGCGGCGACGGAGAGCGCGACGGCGACACCGCCGACCCCGACGAAGTCACCGAGATCGAGCTCCACCACGGCTCGCTGTCGAAGGACGTGCGGATCGACGTGGAAGACCGGTTCAAGTCCGGCGACCTCGACGGCCTCGTCTGTACCTCCTCGATGGAGCTCGGCATCGACGTGGGCCGCGTCGACCACGTGGTCCAGTACGGCAGCCCGCGCGAGGTCGCTCGCCTCCTCCAGCGCGTCGGGCGCGCGGGCCACCGCCGCGATCTGGTCTCCGAGGGGACGGTCGTCACGCAGGGCGGCGACGACACGCTCGAAGCGATGGCGATCGCGCGCCGCGCCGGCGATGAACTCGTCGAACCGGCGAACATCCACCACGGAAGCTTAGACACGGTCGCGAACCAGATCGTCGGGGTCGTGATGGACGAGGGGGAGGTCCACGCCCGCGAGGCGTACCAAACGGTCACGAACGCCTACCCGTTCAGGAACCTCTCGGAGCCGGAGTTCCAGGAGGTCGTCCACGAACTCGACGGCAACCGGCTGCTGTGGCTCGACGAGGAGACGGACACGCTCGAAAAGTCGGGCGGGACGTGGCAGTACTTCTACGCGAACCTCTCGATGATCCCCGACGAGTCCACCTACGAGGTGTACGACATGTCCTCGCGGCGGCAGATTGGGACCTTAGACGAGCAGTTCGTCGTCAACTTCGCCGGGCCGGGCGAGACGTTCGTCCAGCGCGGCGAGATGTGGCGAATTACCGAGGTCGACGAGGAGGAGGAGCGCGTGAACGTCACGCCGATCCCCGACCCCACGGGCGAGGTCCCATCGTGGGTCGGTCAGGAGATCCCGGTCCCGAAGCCCGTCGCCGAGGAGGTGGGGAAGATCCGCGGCGAGGCCGCGGCCGCCCTCGACGCCGGGTCGACCCCCGAGGCGGTCGCCGCCGACCTCGCCGACCGATACCCGACTGACGAGGCGACGGTCGCGGCCGCGCTGACGACGGTCGTTGACCACGTCGACACCGGTCATCCCGTGCCGACGGACGACCGAATCGTGATCGAGGGGAGCGCCCACACCGTCGCGGTCAACGCCGCCTTCGGCCACGAGGTCAACGAGACGCTCGCGCGCCTGCTCGCGGCGCTCGTCGGCCAGCGCGCCGGGTCGTCGGTCGGGATGGACGTCGACCCGTACCGGATCGAGTTCGAGGTCCCCCACGGCGTCGACCCCGGGACCTTCCGCGAGGTGTTGGAGACGACCGACCCCGAGCGGTTGGAAGCGTACCTCGAACTCGCCGTCAAGAAGTCGGACGCGCTGAAGTTCACGCTCGCGCAGGTCGCCGCGAAGTTCGGCGCTGTCAAGCGGTACAAGGAGGGACGAGGCCGGTTCGGCGGCGACCGCCTGCTCGCCGCTCTTGAGGACACGCCCGTCTACGACGAGGCGCTGCGCGAAGTGTTCCACGCCGACCTCGCGGTCCCGGAGACGGCCGACCTGCTCGCGGAGATTCAGTCGGCGGCGGACGGCGGCGACGGCGTCGCGGTCGACATCGCCCGCGAGCGCACCCCGCTCGGCACCGCCGGTCGCTCGGCGGGCACGGAGTTCCTCGTGCCCGACAACGCCGACGCCGACGTGATCGAGACGGTCAGAGAGCGGATTCAAGACGACCGGGTAATCATCTTTTGTCTCCACTGTACGGACTGGAAACACACGACGAAGGTCCGGCGCGTCCGCGACCAGCCCGAGTGTCCCGACTGCGGGTCCACCCGGATCGCGGCGCTCAACCCGTGGGACGACGAGACGGTCGCCGCGGTGCGCGCGACGGAGAAGGACGACGAACAGGAGCGCCGCACCGAGCGTGCCCACCGCGCCGCGAGCCTCGTTCAGACCCACGGCAAGCGGGCGGTGATCGCGCTGGCGGCGCGCGGCGTCGGCCCCCACAACGCCGCGCGGATCATCAACAAGCTCCGCGAGGACGAAGACGAGTTCTACCGCGACGTGCTCAGACAGGAGCGCGAGTACGCGCGCACGCAATCGTTCTGGGATTAG